A single region of the Ziziphus jujuba cultivar Dongzao chromosome 10, ASM3175591v1 genome encodes:
- the LOC107412638 gene encoding LOW QUALITY PROTEIN: linoleate 13S-lipoxygenase 2-1, chloroplastic-like (The sequence of the model RefSeq protein was modified relative to this genomic sequence to represent the inferred CDS: inserted 2 bases in 2 codons), which translates to MHEWPLKSRLDPEIYGPXGITTQMINQEIGGIMTVDEAMKKKKLFILDYHDLLLPFVKRVRQIKGTTPYGSRTIFFLNPDGTLRPLAIELTRPPMDDKPQWKQVFTPCSWHSSGVWLWRIAKIHVLAHDSGYHQLVSHWLRTHCVTEPYVIATNRQLSVMHPIYRLLDPHLWYTMEINALAREALINAEGTIETCFAPGKYAGELSSVAYVVEWRFDLQALPADLISRGMAVEDPDAPHGLKLTIEDYPFANDGLLLWDAIKEWVSNYVNHYYPDPSQVESDEELQAWWTEIRTKGHEHKKDEPWWPVLKTSKDLIEIITAIVWVTSGHHAAVTFGQYTYAGYFPNRPTIARTNIPTEDPSEEDWKRFMKKPETALFQCFPSKLQAIRVMAVLDILSNHSPDEGYLGKTMEQSWADDPIIKAAFERFNERLKMIEGIIDENXKNRNGAGTLPYELLKPFSPPGVTGKGVPYSISI; encoded by the exons ATGCACGAATGGCCATTAAAGAGTAGACTTGATCCTGAGATATATGGTC CAGGAATCACTACACAAATGATAAATCAAGAGATTGGAGGCATAATGACTGTCGATGAG gccatgaagaaaaagaagttgTTCATCTTAGATTACCACGACCTTTTGTTACCGTTTGTTAAAAGAGTAAGACAGATTAAAGGGACAACACCATATGGATCACGAACAATATTCTTCCTAAACCCAGATGGCACATTGAGACCATTGGCCATCGAGCTCACCCGACCACCAATGGATGATAAACCCCAATggaagcaagttttcacacccTGCAGTTGGCATTCTTCTGGTGTGTGGCTATGGAGGATTGCCAAAATTCATGTTCTTGCCCATGATTCTGGTTATCACCAACTCGTTAGTCACTG GCTAAGAACTCATTGTGTAACAGAACCTTATGTAATTGCCACGAACAGGCAACTTAGTGTGATGCATCCAATCTATAGACTATTGGATCCTCACCTGTGGTACACGATGGAGATCAATGCTCTTGCACGAGAAGCGCTTATCAATGCCGAAGGCACCATTGAGACTTGTTTTGCACCTGGAAAGTACGCCGGAGAGCTTAGCTCTGTTGCTTATGTCGTTGAATGGCGCTTCGACTTGCAAGCATTGCCTGCTGACCTTATTAGCAG AGGAATGGCTGTTGAAGACCCAGATGCCCCACATGGCCTGAAGCTCACAATTGAAGATTACCCTTTTGCAAATGATGGATTACTTCTATGGGATGCCATAAAAGAATGGGTCTCTAACTATGTGAACCATTACTACCCTGATCCAAGCCAAGTAGAATCTGATGAAGAGCTTCAAGCATGGTGGACAGAGATCAGAACTAAAGGCCATGAACACAAGAAGGATGAACCATGGTGGCCTGTCCTTAAAACCTCCAAAGATCTGATAGAAATCATAACAGCAATTGTATGGGTAACATCTGGTCACCATGCAGCTGTGACTTTCGGACAGTATACTTATGCTGGTTATTTCCCTAACCGACCTACAATTGCAAGAACTAATATCCCAACCGAAGACCCTTCTGAAGAAGATTGGAAGAGGTTCATGAAGAAACCAGAAACCGCACTTTTCCAGTGCTTCCCTTCAAAGCTTCAAGCAATAAGGGTGATGGCTGTTTTGGACATTTTGTCTAATCATTCTCCGGATGAGGGGTACCTTGGAAAGACCATGGAGCAGTCATGGGCTGATGATCCCATAATAAAGGCAGCGTTTGAAAGGTTTAATGAAAGGTTGAAGATGATCGAAGGGATCATTGATGAGA TCAAGAACCGAAATGGAGCTGGAACCTTGCCTTATGAGCTTTTGAAGCCCTTTTCTCCACCTGGGGTCACAGGAAAGGGTGTTCCCTATAGCATTTCCATTTGA
- the LOC107412668 gene encoding beta-glucosidase 13: MSLQCSLLLGLLLVAGSTVTSSSTQNIPSQYETASLNRTSFPAGFIFGTASSAYQYEGAAREGGRGPSVWDTYTHRHPEKIKDGSNGDVAVDSYHRYKEDVRIMKEMGLDAYRFSISWSRLLPNGKLSGGVNKEGVKFYNNFINELLANGLRPFVTLFHWDLPQTLEDEYGGFLSPHIVYHFREYAGVCYKEFGDRVKHWITFNEPLAYSLAGYASGAFPPGRCSEWQQLNCSAGDSGTEPYIVTHHQLLAHAAAAELYKEKYQVSQKGTIGITLVSPWLVPYSNAKHHKNAALRALDFYFGWFMDPLVNGEYPHTMRSIVGERLPKFTKIQSETLKGSFDFIGINYYTSYYAAYAPKSSAANASLLTDSHANLLPERNGIPIGPKAASDFIRIYPRGIRDLLLYIKTKYHNPLLYITENGVDEFNDPKLPLKKALIDNHRIDYHYRHLYYLQRAIKDGVNVKGYFAWSLLDNFEWTSGYTVRFGINFVDYKNGLKRYPKLSAHWFNKFLIRN; encoded by the exons aTGTCATTGCAATGTTCTCTCCTCCTTGGCCTCCTACTAGTTGCGGGTTCTACAGTTACAAGTAGTAGCACGCAGAACATACCTTCTCAATATGAAACTGCTTCCCTCAATCGCACCAGTTTTCCCGCAGGTTTCATATTCGGGACAGCTTCATCAGCTTACCAG TATGAAGGTGCAGCAAGAGAAGGTGGTAGGGGACCAAGTGTATGGGATACCTATACTCACAGACACCCag AGAAGATAAAGGATGGCAGCAATGGGGATGTGGCTGTTGATTCGTATCATCGGTATAAG gaGGATGTGAGGATTATGAAGGAAATGGGGTTGGATGCATATCGATTTTCTATTTCATGGTCCAGATTGTTACCAA ATGGAAAGTTAAGTGGGGGTGTGAACAAGGAAGGAGTCAAATTCTACAACAACTTCATCAATGAACTCCTAGCCAATG GTCTAAGGCCCTTTGTCACACTCTTCCACTGGGATCTTCCCCAAACTTTAGAAGATGAATATGGCGGTTTCTTAAGCCCTCACATTGT GTACCACTTTAGAGAGTATGCAGGAGTTTGTTATAAGGAATTTGGAGACAGGGTAAAACATTGGATCACTTTCAATGAGCCTTTGGCCTATAGCTTGGCTGGTTATGCTAGCGGGGCGTTCCCACCTGGCAGGTGTTCGGAATGGCAACAACTAAATTGCAGCGCTGGGGATTCAGGGACAGAGCCATATATAGTTACACACCACCAGCTTCTTGCTCATGCAGCTGCAGCTGAGCTGTATAAGGAAAAGTATCAG GTGTCTCAAAAGGGAACTATAGGGATAACATTGGTGTCCCCGTGGCTTGTGCCATATTCCAACGCAAAGCACCACAAGAACGCTGCACTGCGAGCACTTGACTTCTATTTTGGATG gTTTATGGACCCTTTGGTAAATGGTGAATATCCACATACCATGCGATCTATTGTTGGAGAGCGATTACCCAAGTTCACAAAAATTCAATCTGAGACTCTTAAAGGATCATTCGATTTCATTGGAATAAACTACTATACTTCTTACTACGCAGCTTATGCGCCAAAAAGTAGCGCTGCAAATGCTAGCCTCTTGACAGACTCTCACGCTAATCTTCTAC cGGAGCGTAATGGGATCCCCATTGGTCCAAAG GCTGCTTCAGATTTTATCCGGATTTATCCGAGGGGCATTCGAGATCTTCTGCTCTATATAAAAACGAAGTATCATAATCCACTTCTTTACATTACTGAGAATG GAGTTGATGAGTTTAATGATCCCAAGTTACCCCTCAAGAAGGCCCTTATTGACAACCATAGAATTGACTACCACTATCGCCATCTTTATTACCTTCAACGAGCAATCAA GGATGGTGTCAATGTGAAGGGGTATTTTGCATGGTCATTGTTAGACAACTTTGAATGGACTTCGGGTTACACTGTTCGGTTCGGCATCAACTTCGTGGATTACAAAAATGGATTAAAGCGATACCCCAAGCTCTCAGCTCATTGGTTTAATAAATTCCTAATCAGAAACTAA